A stretch of the Macaca mulatta isolate MMU2019108-1 chromosome 16, T2T-MMU8v2.0, whole genome shotgun sequence genome encodes the following:
- the RPAIN gene encoding RPA-interacting protein (The RefSeq protein has 1 substitution compared to this genomic sequence), giving the protein MAESLRSPRRSLYKLVGSPPWKETFRQRCLERMRNSRDRLLNRYRQAGSSRPGNAQNTFLVQEVMEEEWNALQSMENCPEDLAQLEELIDMAVLEEIQQELIDQEQSIIREYEKSLQFDEKCLSIMLAEWEANPLVCPVCTKYNLRITSGVVVCQCGLSIPSHSSELTEQKIRACLEGSINEHSAHCPHTPEFSVTGGTEEKSSLLMSCLACDTWAVIL; this is encoded by the exons ATGGCGGAGTCATTGAGGTCACCCCGCCGCTCCTTGTACAAATTGGTGGGCTCGCCGCCTTGGAAAGAGACTTTCCGGCAG AGATGCCTGGAGAGAATGAGAAACAGCCGGGACAGGCTCCTAAACAGGTACCGCCAGGCTGGAAGCAGTCGGCCAGGGAATGCTCAGAACACCTTTCTAGTGCAAGAGGTGATGGAAGAAGAGTGGAATGCTTTGCAGTCAATGGAGAATTGTCCAGAAGACTTGGCTCAG TTGGAGGAGCTGATAGACATGGCTGTGCTGGAGGAAATTCAACAGGAGCTGATCGACCAAG AGCAGTCCATCATCCGCGAGTATGAGAAGAGCTTGCAGTTTGATGAAAAGTGTCTCAGCATCATGCTGGCTGAGTGGGAGGCAAACCCACTCGTCTGTCCTGTATGTACAAA GTACAACCTGAGAATCACAAGCGGTGTGGTGGTGTGTCAGTGTGGCCTGTCCATCCCATCTCAT tcttcTGAGTTGACAGAGCAGAAGCTTCGTGCCTGTTTAGAGGGTAGTATAAATGAGCACAGTGCGCACTGTCCCCACACACCTGAATTTTCAGTCACTGGAGGAACAGAAGAAAAGTCCAGTCTTCTCATGAGCTGTCTG GCCTGTGATACCTGGGCTGTGATCCTCTAG
- the RPAIN gene encoding RPA-interacting protein isoform X3: MAESLRSPRRSLYKLVGSPPWKETFRQVEMPGENEKQPGQAPKQVPPGWKQSARECSEHLSSARGDGRRVECFAVNGELSRRLGSVGGADRHGCAGGNSTGADRPRYNLRITSGVVVCQCGLSIPSHSSELTEQKLRACLEGSINEHSAHCPHTPEFSVTGGTEEKSSLLMSCLACDTWAVIL, from the exons ATGGCGGAGTCATTGAGGTCACCCCGCCGCTCCTTGTACAAATTGGTGGGCTCGCCGCCTTGGAAAGAGACTTTCCGGCAGGTGG AGATGCCTGGAGAGAATGAGAAACAGCCGGGACAGGCTCCTAAACAGGTACCGCCAGGCTGGAAGCAGTCGGCCAGGGAATGCTCAGAACACCTTTCTAGTGCAAGAGGTGATGGAAGAAGAGTGGAATGCTTTGCAGTCAATGGAGAATTGTCCAGAAGACTTGGCTCAG TTGGAGGAGCTGATAGACATGGCTGTGCTGGAGGAAATTCAACAGGAGCTGATCGACCAAG GTACAACCTGAGAATCACAAGCGGTGTGGTGGTGTGTCAGTGTGGCCTGTCCATCCCATCTCAT tcttcTGAGTTGACAGAGCAGAAGCTTCGTGCCTGTTTAGAGGGTAGTATAAATGAGCACAGTGCGCACTGTCCCCACACACCTGAATTTTCAGTCACTGGAGGAACAGAAGAAAAGTCCAGTCTTCTCATGAGCTGTCTG GCCTGTGATACCTGGGCTGTGATCCTCTAG
- the RPAIN gene encoding RPA-interacting protein isoform X1, translating to MAESLRSPRRSLYKLVGSPPWKETFRQRCLERMRNSRDRLLNRYRQAGSSRPGNAQNTFLVQEVMEEEWNALQSMENCPEDLAQLEELIDMAVLEEIQQELIDQEQSIIREYEKSLQFDEKCLSIMLAEWEANPLVCPVCTKYNLRITSGVVVCQCGLSIPSHSSELTEQKLRACLEGSINEHSAHCPHTPEFSVTGGTEEKSSLLMSCLVSLSWDPVCGKRSLWLVLFLPR from the exons ATGGCGGAGTCATTGAGGTCACCCCGCCGCTCCTTGTACAAATTGGTGGGCTCGCCGCCTTGGAAAGAGACTTTCCGGCAG AGATGCCTGGAGAGAATGAGAAACAGCCGGGACAGGCTCCTAAACAGGTACCGCCAGGCTGGAAGCAGTCGGCCAGGGAATGCTCAGAACACCTTTCTAGTGCAAGAGGTGATGGAAGAAGAGTGGAATGCTTTGCAGTCAATGGAGAATTGTCCAGAAGACTTGGCTCAG TTGGAGGAGCTGATAGACATGGCTGTGCTGGAGGAAATTCAACAGGAGCTGATCGACCAAG AGCAGTCCATCATCCGCGAGTATGAGAAGAGCTTGCAGTTTGATGAAAAGTGTCTCAGCATCATGCTGGCTGAGTGGGAGGCAAACCCACTCGTCTGTCCTGTATGTACAAA GTACAACCTGAGAATCACAAGCGGTGTGGTGGTGTGTCAGTGTGGCCTGTCCATCCCATCTCAT tcttcTGAGTTGACAGAGCAGAAGCTTCGTGCCTGTTTAGAGGGTAGTATAAATGAGCACAGTGCGCACTGTCCCCACACACCTGAATTTTCAGTCACTGGAGGAACAGAAGAAAAGTCCAGTCTTCTCATGAGCTGTCTGGTAAGCCTCTCCTGGGACCCAGTCTGTGGTAAGAGGAGCCTGTGGTTGGTTTTATTCCTACCTCGATAG
- the RPAIN gene encoding RPA-interacting protein isoform X4 encodes MAESLRSPRRSLYKLVGSPPWKETFRQRCLERMRNSRDRLLNRYRQAGSSRPGNAQNTFLVQEVMEEEWNALQSMENCPEDLAQLEELIDMAVLEEIQQELIDQEQSIIREYEKSLQFDEKCLSIMLAEWEANPLVCPVCTKYNLRITSGVVVCQCGLSIPSHACDTWAVIL; translated from the exons ATGGCGGAGTCATTGAGGTCACCCCGCCGCTCCTTGTACAAATTGGTGGGCTCGCCGCCTTGGAAAGAGACTTTCCGGCAG AGATGCCTGGAGAGAATGAGAAACAGCCGGGACAGGCTCCTAAACAGGTACCGCCAGGCTGGAAGCAGTCGGCCAGGGAATGCTCAGAACACCTTTCTAGTGCAAGAGGTGATGGAAGAAGAGTGGAATGCTTTGCAGTCAATGGAGAATTGTCCAGAAGACTTGGCTCAG TTGGAGGAGCTGATAGACATGGCTGTGCTGGAGGAAATTCAACAGGAGCTGATCGACCAAG AGCAGTCCATCATCCGCGAGTATGAGAAGAGCTTGCAGTTTGATGAAAAGTGTCTCAGCATCATGCTGGCTGAGTGGGAGGCAAACCCACTCGTCTGTCCTGTATGTACAAA GTACAACCTGAGAATCACAAGCGGTGTGGTGGTGTGTCAGTGTGGCCTGTCCATCCCATCTCAT GCCTGTGATACCTGGGCTGTGATCCTCTAG
- the RPAIN gene encoding RPA-interacting protein isoform X6, with translation MAESLRSPRRSLYKLVGSPPWKETFRQRCLERMRNSRDRLLNRYRQAGSSRPGNAQNTFLVQEVMEEEWNALQSMENCPEDLAQLEELIDMAVLEEIQQELIDQGL, from the exons ATGGCGGAGTCATTGAGGTCACCCCGCCGCTCCTTGTACAAATTGGTGGGCTCGCCGCCTTGGAAAGAGACTTTCCGGCAG AGATGCCTGGAGAGAATGAGAAACAGCCGGGACAGGCTCCTAAACAGGTACCGCCAGGCTGGAAGCAGTCGGCCAGGGAATGCTCAGAACACCTTTCTAGTGCAAGAGGTGATGGAAGAAGAGTGGAATGCTTTGCAGTCAATGGAGAATTGTCCAGAAGACTTGGCTCAG TTGGAGGAGCTGATAGACATGGCTGTGCTGGAGGAAATTCAACAGGAGCTGATCGACCAAG GCCTGTGA
- the RPAIN gene encoding RPA-interacting protein isoform X5, producing the protein MAESLRSPRRSLYKLVGSPPWKETFRQRCLERMRNSRDRLLNRYRQAGSSRPGNAQNTFLVQEVMEEEWNALQSMENCPEDLAQLEELIDMAVLEEIQQELIDQEQSIIREYEKSLQFDEKCLSIMLAEWEANPLVCPVCTKPVIPGL; encoded by the exons ATGGCGGAGTCATTGAGGTCACCCCGCCGCTCCTTGTACAAATTGGTGGGCTCGCCGCCTTGGAAAGAGACTTTCCGGCAG AGATGCCTGGAGAGAATGAGAAACAGCCGGGACAGGCTCCTAAACAGGTACCGCCAGGCTGGAAGCAGTCGGCCAGGGAATGCTCAGAACACCTTTCTAGTGCAAGAGGTGATGGAAGAAGAGTGGAATGCTTTGCAGTCAATGGAGAATTGTCCAGAAGACTTGGCTCAG TTGGAGGAGCTGATAGACATGGCTGTGCTGGAGGAAATTCAACAGGAGCTGATCGACCAAG AGCAGTCCATCATCCGCGAGTATGAGAAGAGCTTGCAGTTTGATGAAAAGTGTCTCAGCATCATGCTGGCTGAGTGGGAGGCAAACCCACTCGTCTGTCCTGTATGTACAAA GCCTGTGATACCTGGGCTGTGA
- the RPAIN gene encoding RPA-interacting protein isoform X2 — MRNSRDRLLNRYRQAGSSRPGNAQNTFLVQEVMEEEWNALQSMENCPEDLAQLEELIDMAVLEEIQQELIDQEQSIIREYEKSLQFDEKCLSIMLAEWEANPLVCPVCTKYNLRITSGVVVCQCGLSIPSHSSELTEQKLRACLEGSINEHSAHCPHTPEFSVTGGTEEKSSLLMSCLACDTWAVIL; from the exons ATGAGAAACAGCCGGGACAGGCTCCTAAACAGGTACCGCCAGGCTGGAAGCAGTCGGCCAGGGAATGCTCAGAACACCTTTCTAGTGCAAGAGGTGATGGAAGAAGAGTGGAATGCTTTGCAGTCAATGGAGAATTGTCCAGAAGACTTGGCTCAG TTGGAGGAGCTGATAGACATGGCTGTGCTGGAGGAAATTCAACAGGAGCTGATCGACCAAG AGCAGTCCATCATCCGCGAGTATGAGAAGAGCTTGCAGTTTGATGAAAAGTGTCTCAGCATCATGCTGGCTGAGTGGGAGGCAAACCCACTCGTCTGTCCTGTATGTACAAA GTACAACCTGAGAATCACAAGCGGTGTGGTGGTGTGTCAGTGTGGCCTGTCCATCCCATCTCAT tcttcTGAGTTGACAGAGCAGAAGCTTCGTGCCTGTTTAGAGGGTAGTATAAATGAGCACAGTGCGCACTGTCCCCACACACCTGAATTTTCAGTCACTGGAGGAACAGAAGAAAAGTCCAGTCTTCTCATGAGCTGTCTG GCCTGTGATACCTGGGCTGTGATCCTCTAG
- the C1QBP gene encoding complement component 1 Q subcomponent-binding protein, mitochondrial — protein MLPLLRCVPRVLGSAVPSLRAAAPASPFRQLLQPAPRLCARPFGLLSVRTGSERRPGLLRPRGPCACGCGCGLLHTEGDKAFVDFLKDEIEEERKIQKHKTLPKMSGGWELELNGTEAKLVRKVAGEKIIVTFNINNSIPPTFDGEEEPTQKQKVEEQEPELTSTPNFVVEVIKNDGKKALVLDCHYPEDEVGQEDEAESDIFSIREVSFQSSGESEWKDTNYTLNTDSLDWALYDHLMDFLADRGVDNTFADELVELSTALEHQEYISFLEDLKRFVKSQ, from the exons ATGCTACCTCTGCTGCGCTGCGTGCCTCGTGTGCTGGGCTCCGCCGTCCCCAGCCTCCGCGCTGCCGCGCCCGCCTCGCCTTTCCGGCAGCTCCTGCAGCCGGCGCCCCGGCTGTGCGCCCGGCCCTTCGGGCTGCTCAGCGTGCGCACAGGTTCCGAGCGGCGGCCGGGCCTCCTGCGGCCTCGAGGACCCTGCGCCTGTGGCTGTGGCTGCGGCTTGCTGCACACTGAAG GAGACAAAGCTTTTGTTGATTTCCTGAAGGATGAAattgaggaggaaagaaaaatccaGAAGCATAAAACCCTCCCTAAGATGTCTGGAGGTTGGGAGCTGGAACTGAATGGGACAGAAGCGAAATTAGTGCGGAAAGTTGCCGGGGAAAA AATCATTGTCACTTTCAACATTAACAACAGCATCCCACCAACATTTGATGGTGAGGAGGAACCCACGCAAAAGCAGAAGGTTGAAGAACAGGAG CCTGAACTGACATCAACTCCCAATTTCGTGGTTGAAGTTATAAAGAATGATGGCAAGAAGGCCCTTGTGCTGGACTGTCATTATCCAGAGGATGAG GTTGGACAAGAAGACGAGGCTGAGAGTGACATCTTCTCTATCAGGGAAGTTAGCTTTCAGTCCAGTGGCGAGTCTGAATGGAAGGATACTAATTACACACTCAACACAGATTCCTTGGACTGG gccttatatgaCCACCTAATGGATTTCCTTGCGGACCGAGGGGTGGACAACACTTTTGCAGATGAGTTGGTGGAGCTCAGCACAGCCCTGGAGCACCAGGAGTACATTAGTTTTCTTGAAGACCTCAAGAGATTTGTCAAGAGCCAGTAG